In a genomic window of Streptomyces katrae:
- a CDS encoding TetR/AcrR family transcriptional regulator yields MHISDFHGSATALSAESGGRVIAGTTTHGTGRSTPLRVDAQRNLEHVLRAAREVFGELGYGAPMEDVARRARVGVGTVYRRFPSKDVLVRRIAEEETARLTEQAKSALGQEEEPWQALSRFLRTSVASGAGRLLPPQVLRVGSAEEDAEDEGAARVPHQRQAVAGGAPDLRVVGARNPVEDEPSEDAGAGALLEVVGRLVDRAREAGELRTDVTVADVLLVIATAAPALPDPAQQAAASARLLDILLEGLRSRTA; encoded by the coding sequence ATGCATATTTCCGATTTCCATGGTTCTGCCACCGCTCTGTCCGCAGAGAGCGGCGGCCGTGTGATCGCGGGCACGACCACCCACGGCACGGGCCGCTCGACGCCGCTGCGCGTCGATGCGCAGCGCAACCTCGAGCACGTCCTGCGTGCCGCGCGCGAGGTCTTCGGCGAGCTGGGCTACGGGGCCCCGATGGAGGACGTGGCGCGGCGCGCCCGGGTCGGCGTCGGGACGGTCTACCGGCGGTTCCCCAGCAAGGACGTGCTGGTCCGGCGCATAGCCGAGGAGGAGACCGCCCGGCTGACGGAGCAGGCGAAGTCCGCTCTGGGCCAGGAGGAGGAGCCGTGGCAGGCGCTGTCGCGGTTCCTTCGCACCTCCGTGGCCTCGGGCGCGGGCCGGCTGCTGCCCCCGCAGGTGCTGCGGGTCGGCTCGGCCGAGGAGGACGCCGAGGACGAGGGCGCGGCCCGGGTTCCGCACCAGCGGCAGGCCGTCGCGGGCGGGGCTCCGGACCTGCGCGTCGTGGGCGCGCGGAACCCGGTCGAGGACGAGCCGTCGGAGGACGCGGGCGCGGGTGCGCTGCTGGAGGTCGTCGGCCGGCTGGTGGACCGGGCGCGGGAGGCCGGTGAGCTGCGGACCGATGTCACGGTGGCCGATGTGCTGCTGGTGATCGCGACCGCCGCGCCCGCGCTGCCGGACCCGGCACAGCAGGCCGCCGCTTCGGCCCGGCTGCTGGACATCCTGCTGGAGGGGCTGCGGTCCCGCACGGCGTGA